The genomic segment AGGTTGACCAGAGAGGCGGTTTCCAGGTCCTCGAGTTCGGAGACGTCGTAGCGCTCGAGGGCATCGACCAGTAACAGCGCGTCCGAGTAGACCGCGAGATCGGGTTCCGTCCGTTCCTCCTCACTGTCAGAAGAAGAGCCACCTCGAACGAACTGAGACGGCGTTGGTTCGTCGGTTTCGCGAAGTGTTCCTGCTTGCTTGTCGATCTCGAAACGCGGGTGGAGACTCAATACCGCTGGATACGGATCAGCTTCTGGCGGAAGGCGATCGAGTTCGAATGCAGCTGTGCCGTCCTGAACCCGGTCGACGAGCGTTCCGAACTGCTCTCGCTGGAGCGGGCGTGATTCCTCTGAGTCGACGAACTCGACGATGATACGATGTTCTTGGACGTCCGTAATTCGAACCCGCTGCTCGGATAACGGCGTGATGAGTGTCGCGCCGTCCTCGAGTGCCTCACATTCGGAGAGCAAATTACTCCACGTGGACGCGAAGGTCATGGGTGACATATACACTTGGTGCAGTAAAACCGTTCGCGGGACGGCTGAGCGCTTTTAGGAGGAGTGACCGCATCGTTATCTGTCTGTACTCTGAAGTACGCCAACGTCAGCGTCAAGTTCCCTGAAGAACTCGACCGGGACTCAAGCAGTTCCTCGAGGAGACGGGCGTCTACACGAACAAGAGCGAGTTCATTAAGGAGTCGGTCCGTCGCCATCTGATCGAATTGAACAACGAACCGGCGATCGCGGCACTCCGCGTTGAACAGTTACTCGCTCGCGCCGAGCAGGAACCGGTGAGCGACGACGAACTGCATACCCACTTCAACGATCTTTGTCAGCGTGTCAACAAAAGGGAAGCCGCAGACATAGTCGAAGCCGCTTGCGAAGAAACAGTCAACGAGTACGCCGATCACGTGTGAAGATCCTCGACACACATCTCTGGGTTTTCGGAACTCCGACCGTAGTAAATCGCCATACAGTGGTGAATTTACTGTTCGCCATCAGTTGTCTTGAAGGACGAAAGCGATCTCGTCTCTACTTCCTGCTTTGTCTCGCTGGGCGGTGACCGTGTACTGTCCGTTGAATAGTTTGGGAGCGGCGTATCACCGATATGCTGGATGCGATTCGGGACGATACTGAATGAGTCAGGAAGATCTGCAACATCGACACGGATTCGCAGCGGGAATACCGGAATCTCTTGTTGTTCGATCGTGGCCATGACGGCCCGTTGATTGTCAGAAAGCTCTGAGGACTGTCCAGTCTTCACCTCGATCGGATATTCGACCGTATATGCCTCAAACGATGCAGAATCACGGCGCACTGATTCGAACCGGAGTGAGTAGAGCGCATCCGGATACCACGTGGCAAAATCACCGTTGAACGGACGCCGCATTCGTACGATGTTTCCATCGATATCGAAACTCGTGCGATACGCGGTATCAGGAATCCATTCAGGGTTATTGGCCTCAAGATCAGCAGTATACCAGTCAGCGAAATACTCGCGAATCGCGGTTTTGTGTTCTGTGAGAAGGGTTTCACCAAGAGCGCCTTTCAAGCTGGCAGTGATATCGAATTCAGCGGGCATGGAAGCTATGTAGGATATTTCGCAGCGGAGTGATAGGATTTCTGAATATTCGACGGAACTGCTCCTAATTAGCCATAACTCTGCTCTGACTGTTCGGATGTCCGTTCCTGGCGAACATCCCACAATCTTCTTCATTCAGTTCGCCCCTGACAGGTGGCGCGATACTCCCAGTCTGAGTGATCTTCTAGCGGAACATCCCTCGTGCCTGCATCGGTTCGTCCTGTTGATCTTGCGCCTGCTGTAACTGCTGTGCGACTTGCTGTTTCTGTCGCTGGATCTCCTCTGCTTGCTCCTGAAGTTCGTCAGTCTCGATATTGAACTCGACCAGCGGTTCCAGCGCCGTCTCGATCACCGACTGGGCTGCCAACGGATCCGGAAGACGTGGATCCGCCCGGACAAGCAGTAACACTGCTGGAACATCCGCCTGGTAACACGCGTTCACGAGCGCACCCGTCACACCCCCGACAGCACCGGACTCTTCCATCAGTTCGACTCCAACCTCATCAAGTTCCGCCTTCAACTCCTCGGTCGTCGCAACGCCGACCACATCGCCCTGCTGTTCCTCTGACTGAGCAGGCGCACCAGCAAGAAAGATCGCCTGGCTAAAGTCCTCGACCAGCTCCTCCAACACACACTGGCTTAATTCATTGAAGGCATCCTCCGGTATCGGCACATCGCTCTGCAGTGTCAGGACATCGGGATCCGTCCCGCCATAGACACGTACGGTATCCTGAATGCGTCCGTCCGTGAACGATGCCACCGGTGAAAAGGCATCGGACCGAATCGACCCATACTGCTTGAGGTCCAATTGAGTGGTAATCTGATCGACGGCGATTGAGGCAACCAATCCGTGACCCGGCAGTCCCTCGATCAGTGTCGGTTTCTCTGCATCAGGATCTGTTTCGCGGTGAAACTCTGCCTCACCAGTGTTTGATGTCATACCCGGCGAACTACATCAACTGGCCACATATGCCTACGGGATACCGACGATTACAATACAGTGCGGACTCTCCGAATCTCCGATGATTCCTGCGCCAGTAGACGGCCGTCCGAAAACCCACACACGAATACACATACGGACAGCAGAGAAAATAGATACGCCAAAATTGGATATTCAGAAACGATATCTACTTGGAGATTATCACATCACATAATGGCCTACGAGAGCTTGGACGAAGACTTAGTGAACGGACTACTTGGCGATGGGCGTGCAAGTCTGCGGAGTCTCGCCGAAGAACTCGATGTCTCCGTTACAACCGTCTCAAACCATCTTTCCGATCTCGAGGAAAACGGGGTCATCAAAGGATACACGCCAAAAGTCGATTACAACGCTGCCGGATACGATGTCACCGCTGTGATGCAACTTAAAGCCGAAGGGAATGCCCTCCCCGAAATCACGGAGACACTGAAAGATCACCAACAGATGATCTCGGTCTATGAGGTGACCGGTGACTACGACGTGATCGCGATCGGTAAATTCGAAGACACCGAAGACATGAACGCCCAGATCAAAGCCCTGATCACAGATCCCGACATCAATCAGTCGAACACCAGTATCGTTCTCAATGCTGTCGCTGAAAACGAACAGTTCGAACTCAACACGGAGAGCAGCGAGACCTAACGGCGCTACTCGGACAGTCGTCGCTCGAGGACGCTGCGGCTCTCAAGCATGATCACTGTATTGAAGGGGGAGTGAGCTCGGAGCGTGTGACAGGGCCGAGCTCTATCTCTGACTCTATGCCAAGGCCTCAAAGGTCTACGCCATCCGTGGTGAAAGTGAATGAGAAACCCCACTAGATGGTACTCAAGAGGATAGATTACCAGACTATATTCTCGGGAAATTCGCTAGAAGCAGCCTTGTTCTGCCTGATATCGATACTCACACTGAAGACAGGAGTTATAGAGGAGGAACCAGCACTTCTCAGTAATGGATGATAATCCGGACGTCTCTGAACGATATACGTTCTCTCCACCGCTTGATCTTCCCACTACATTAGAGACGTTTCAGATCCAGTACTTAGACGTCAACGAGACACGCGCGCTTATTATTTTCAATACAGCAATCCTCAATCTCGAAAGTGCGAAGGGGACACTCACTGACCTCGAGAGCGCCGTCATCACGATCTACGAACCGCCTCGAGAGACCAATATCGATGAGATGGACCACAAACCTCTCACATTTATCAAGGATTTCATCAATCAGATAACGTCCATCGAGCAGACAACAGCCTTGCGCCACAAATAGGCGATCGTACGTCGGAAGTTGATCACATTGAAGGTGAACTACCCACCCTACTCGCTCACGACTGTTGCCATTCGCTTCGTGAGGGTTGGGCTCCCTGTTTTCACGACGCGTTTTGCAGGAAGCGACGTGGTTCCCGTAGGGAGCGCAGTCCCCACAGGCGTTCGAAAATCGCTGAGCGATTTTCGCAGCCCATCAGAATCGCAGAGCGATTCTGAGACGGTGATTCGGAGCGTCCCGCTCCTACCTGCTTGATCCCGCGAGAACGAATGTTCTGGGCTGCGTTCCAATCCCGGTCCGTCGTGAAACCGCGCGACAGACAGGAGTGTTCGCGGACCCACAGCGGCTTATCGGTCGAAACGCCGCAGACCGCACACTCTTTAGTCGTTTCGACCGGATCGACGGCGACGAAATGCGTGCCTTCGCGTTCGCACTTGTACTCGAGCAAAACCGGGATTTCGGATGGGCCGACCCGAGATCCCAGATCCCTTATCAAAGGGGTGGTGCAGTCGGTGGGGTAACCGAGCATCGGTGGCAGGTGGGGGAACCTGGCCATTTGGTATGACACACCACCACACGATAATCTCTTCGAATGGGGCAAGACTGGTGACGAATTCTACATAACGTTGGTCGGCCTATTCGCAGGATTGTCCTGAGTTGAACTTGCAGGTACTCAAACAGATGCTTGAATCCGGATAGGCAAACCTCTCTTCAGAGCGACAGGTACCGCTGAAACTACATGGTCCCGTATAGACTCGAGCAACCAACGTCGACAAAGGACGGTCTCAAGATGTACTCGACTAGAGCGGCAGCGGATGCTTCCAACATGGTGGTATCAACGTGTATCTCACGGTTTTCGTAGAAGGCGGATGGAAGGGGGATTGTCGTTCCTCCGCCAACGTCAGT from the Natronococcus sp. AD-5 genome contains:
- a CDS encoding proteasome assembly chaperone family protein yields the protein MTSNTGEAEFHRETDPDAEKPTLIEGLPGHGLVASIAVDQITTQLDLKQYGSIRSDAFSPVASFTDGRIQDTVRVYGGTDPDVLTLQSDVPIPEDAFNELSQCVLEELVEDFSQAIFLAGAPAQSEEQQGDVVGVATTEELKAELDEVGVELMEESGAVGGVTGALVNACYQADVPAVLLLVRADPRLPDPLAAQSVIETALEPLVEFNIETDELQEQAEEIQRQKQQVAQQLQQAQDQQDEPMQARGMFR
- the lrp gene encoding HTH-type transcriptional regulator Lrp translates to MAYESLDEDLVNGLLGDGRASLRSLAEELDVSVTTVSNHLSDLEENGVIKGYTPKVDYNAAGYDVTAVMQLKAEGNALPEITETLKDHQQMISVYEVTGDYDVIAIGKFEDTEDMNAQIKALITDPDINQSNTSIVLNAVAENEQFELNTESSET